GCAACGGCAGCTTCCCGCTGATGTACCACTGGCGGGTACTGCCCGGCGCGGTACCGACCCCGGAGGAGCACACCGACGTGGAGGGTGCGGTCGCGTACTGGGACGGTTCGCCGGCCGTACGGGAACGACTCAGGGCGGTCGCCCGCTCCTCCACCACCGTCGTCCTGTTCCTGGAACACATCCCACTGACCCTGGACGAGTGGCTGACCCGGCAGGTCGGCGACGGCGCCGACGCGATCGACTCCGCGTGCCAACTGGTCGAACGGAGCCTGACCGAGGACGTCGCCTTCATGAACACCAACGGGCTGCTGCACTTCGACGCGCACCTGCGCAACATCCTCACCGACGGGCGGCGGCTCTACTTCGCCGACCTCGGCCTGGCCACCTCGCCCCGGTTCGACCTCTCCCCCGCCGAGCACGACTTCCTCCGGGCCAACTCCAGCCACGACGCCTGCTACGCGGTCACCGCACTGGTCAACTGGCTGGTGTCCCGGATCGTCGGTGCCGCCACCCCGGCACCGTTCGGCGCGGCGGAGCGCAACGAGCTGGTCCGCCGGTACGCCAAGGGCGAGCAGCCCACACAACTGCCACCAACGGCAACGGCGATCGTCAAGCGGTACGCCCCGATCGCCGCCGTCCTGAACGACTTCTACTGGACCCTGCACGGCGAGAGCCGGACCGCGCCGTACCCGTACGAAGAGGTCGAACGCGTACGCGCCGAGACCGGGTTCGGGTCGGCCTGGCCAGGCGGGCTCCCTGGCCGGGCGACATAGGGTGGCGCGGTGAGATCGAGGAGATGGGCACGGTGACGGCGTCGGAGGCGGTGCCCCGGCCGTTGCGGGGCCGAGCCACCGAGC
The Micromonospora pisi DNA segment above includes these coding regions:
- a CDS encoding serine/threonine protein phosphatase — encoded protein: MRYPVVQSPPDRADASHAARLASHATVSTTLALLSDRQLGRLVSDAEPVGAGIGGAAVSMEVEGLRVFVKRVPLTDLERRPENVRSTANLFQLPTSCQYGIGGPGFGAWRELAANVMTTNWVLSGRNGSFPLMYHWRVLPGAVPTPEEHTDVEGAVAYWDGSPAVRERLRAVARSSTTVVLFLEHIPLTLDEWLTRQVGDGADAIDSACQLVERSLTEDVAFMNTNGLLHFDAHLRNILTDGRRLYFADLGLATSPRFDLSPAEHDFLRANSSHDACYAVTALVNWLVSRIVGAATPAPFGAAERNELVRRYAKGEQPTQLPPTATAIVKRYAPIAAVLNDFYWTLHGESRTAPYPYEEVERVRAETGFGSAWPGGLPGRAT